In a single window of the Fusarium falciforme chromosome 3, complete sequence genome:
- a CDS encoding Casein kinase II subunit beta, which translates to MSTSSGVPESWISSFCSLLGHEYFAEVSEEFIEDDFNLTGLQTQVAMYKEALEMILDVEPEDDEDEDEEEEEEDENESDPERLSRQPGERRHHRMASDLSVIESSAEMLYGLIHQRFICSRAGIQQMSEKYELGHFGCCPRTNCDQARTLPVGLSDIPGEDTVKLFCPSCLDVYVPPNSRFQTVDGAFFGRTFGSLFLLTFPEYDLTKRGIEVLSTSGSRVNDGEGLINGMYAKNIGPGLGPGRIYEPRIYGFRVSERARSGPRMQWLRDRPTNINELDEARLYAEQNPDSDEDEENGSQGGVNGRVMVRRRPPGNARLRQRQNHNGSPMALSTNGAESEL; encoded by the exons ATGTCGACCTCTTCAGGCGTGCCCGAGTCTTGGATCTCTAGTTTCTGTTCTCTTCTCGGTCACGAATACTTTGCCGAGGTCTCGGAGGAGTTTATAGAGGATGACTTCAACTTGACCGGGTTGCAAACCCAGGTGGCCATGTACAAGGAGGCGTTGGAg ATGATCTTGGACGTGGAAccagaagacgacgaggacgaagatgaggaagaggaagaagaagatgaaaaCGAGTCTGATCCGGAGCGCCTGTCCAGGCAACCTGGCGAGCGAAGGCATCACCGTATGGCGAGCGACCTGTCCGTCATAGAGTCTTCAGCAGAAATGCTCTACGGGCTCATCCACCAGCGCTTCATCTGCTCGAGGGCTGGCATCCAACAAATGAGCGAAAAGTACGAGCTCGGCCACTTTGGCTGCTGCCCCCGGACAAACTGCGACCAGGCCCGGACTCTGCCCGTCGGCCTCTCCGACATCCCTGGCGAGGATACGGTCAAGCTCTTCTGCCCATCATGCTTGGACGTCTACGTCCCTCCCAACAGCCGGTTCCAGACTGTTGACGGCGCCTTCTTTGGCCGCACCTTTGGctcccttttcctcctcacTTTCCCTGAATACGACCTCACTAAGCGTGGCATCGAGGTGCTCTCCACCTCAGGCTCTCGAGTCAACGACGGTGAGGGCCTCATTAACGGCATGTATGCAAAGAACATCGGCCCGGGACTCGGCCCCGGCCGCATATACGAGCCGCGCATCTACGGCTTCCGCGTCTCGGAGCGAGCCCGATCCGGCCCCCGGATGCAGTGGCTTCGCGACCGCCCCACAAACATCAACGAGCTCGACGAGGCTCGCCTCTACGCTGAGCAGAACCCGGATtcggacgaggacgaggagaatGGCAGCCAGGGCGGCGTTAATGGCCGCGTCATGGTCCGCCGTCGCCCCCCTGGAAACGCCCGCCTCCGCCAGAGGCAGAACCACAACGGCAGCCCCATGGCCCTGTCCACCAACGGCGCCGAATCTGAGCTGTAG